CCACGTGAAGTCGAGGAGTGGGCAAATTTCCCTTCACCTACGAAGATACCTACATGGGAAATGCCTCTTCCTGTGGTGTTGAAGAACACCAGGTCCCCAGGCCTCATTTCATCGCGGGATACAGAAGATCCCATTTTGAATTGTGATCCAGATTGATGCGGAAGTTTAATTCCCAGTTTGTTGAATACATACATTGTGAAGCCGGAGCAATCGAATCCCTCGAGTGTAGTGCCTCCGCTTCTGTAGTTCGTTCCTTTGGCATCTTGGATGACCTGGTCCATCTTGGAGTCTGCAAATGCACTGCCGCCACCGAATGTAAAAGATGTAAAGGCAATGGCAAGACTCATAGCTGCGATCGTTAGCTTCTTCTTCAAAAAAAATATACCCCTTCCAATGCCTGCGAGGTTAGCTTAAGGATTCGGTAGAAGGTTCCCCTATGACCACTCTGTTGCGAGATCAATTCACCCAAACTGGTTCCCCCGCTTCCTAGGTGCCAGGAATTAGGCTTTACTTAAGATGTGCACCTTGGAGAGCAGTATTCACAATAACGATATTTTTGAGATAAAGGTTACAATAAAGATTACAAAGTTGTTACTATCAGTTCACTGCGATTATTGTAACAAAGTCGGCTGGCTTTGGCAAATGTTTCATTGCAAAAAGTTACAAAAAAAATCTGCTCCTAATGTCCCAGGAACAGATCTTGTTAACAGTATTCAGTTATGTGCCGTTTGCGCGGTTATGCATAAAGTTTTTTCGACAGACGGAAATGAAGTGATTAACATAAAGGAAGGGCTTAGCTTCTACTGGAGATATCGGTATGCCATAGTCTGTACTGCGAACTGATATGCCACAGCCTGACCAGACTAGTAACAAAATGATACGATTGTTGGAGAATGAGCGCGAGCATGCCAGTCCAAATCATTGCCACGGTGCCAAATAGACCGAAGACCAGCAGCACACAAGCACCGAGCAAAAGGGATATACCGACAGCTGGGAGAAGCTGGCGAAAGAAGGCGAGCAGGGACGATAGTATGGCGTGACCACCGACAGTGCCTAGTTGCATATACAGGATGCACTGCCGAATGAACCATCCGTATGCCATCCATCCCATGGCATAGGGCAACAAGTGCAGCAGGTAAGAGGGAGATTGAAGCGTACCTGCTACAATAGGGTAGAGTCTCGGTACTACCCAAAAGGCGGGAATCAGCAGCAGTCCCAACTCGATGATGTAATACAACAGCGACGACATGCCATGGCGTTTCATACCTTTGAAAAAGGACAGGCTTTGCGGCTCAGTCGCATCGGTATGCAGGCTTTGATATATTCCGGCTCTAATGAAGGGAGTGATTAGTATGCGTAGTACAGTCGCCCCTAGTAGTATCCACAAATACACATGTACTTCCCGGCTGTCCATCAGAGCAATCTGGCTCTCCATCCAAAACAAGGTCTGTCCCAGCTCGTTTTGACCCTGATCAGGATAACGGAGCAATAGCGGGATAACGGCAGACTGCACCAGTCGATAGAGAAACACCCCCCACAGTAGTCGATACAGAAATAAAATGATAACGATATAGAATCGTATGCGCACCAGCGCCCAGCCCTCTTTTATAACAGTCCGCATCTATAGACACCTCACCATGACAGACTTCCAAGCAGTGTCTCCAACAGCTTGGTTACACTTATACTCCAACGGGTTTGTTGCTTTTCGTCCAATTCGGCTTTTAGGGTATTGTTAATATGCTTGTTCTCCAGTGCAATGGTATATAGGGGATCAAGGGTTACATAGGAAACGGGAGAAGTACTTTTGATCCGAAAAGTTGTGCTTTTGCCCGCACCGTCCCAAGCCTTGAATTTCGTGGTTCCATCCTTGAAGGTAAATTGGACAGGGATCTTGGGATAATCCGCCCCTTTTTTGCTGACCGTCACGACTGCTTCATATCCATTCTCCAGCTTGTGGTTTGTGATGTGATCCACTGAAAAGTCCGCCATCTGGCCGTCATATACATACTGTTCAAAATAGTGGCTCCATGAGCGTCCGGTGACTCTCTCCACGATACGTTGAAAATCCTGTGAGGACGGATGCTTAAATCGGTACGTCTGGACGTAGGTCCGCATAATGCGATCCATTTTTTTCATACCCACCTGACGTTCAATGCCCCGTAGTACCAGCTTGCCTCGAGAGTAGGCATTTTGCGCGTACTCAGCAGCCGAGCCGTACTTCCATGACTCACGGTTTAGCGGCTGTGGGGAGGATACCTGTCCCGATTGTAATGGCAAGTTGGGGGTAAGCCCATATTCTTGCTCCATAAGTCGCTCCTCTGCATAGGAGGTGAAGCTTTCATCCAGCCACGGCTCCTCAAATTCATTATTGGCTACCATTCCATAGAAATATTGATGTCCAATCTCATGAACTAATGTCCGTTCCAGACTATAGCCAGGATTGAGATTACCCGCAGCAGCGGCCGTGATGAGTGTCGGATACTCCATGCCGCCAGCTCCATTGCCTGATTTAGGTGGAACCACGATGGACAGGGTGGAATATGGATAAGGCCCGTACCATTTGCTGTAGTACAAAAGAGCGGCCTTCGCTGCGCTCATATAGCGTCCTTTGAGCTCCTTGTGCGATGGGTCAAGGTAGAGCTTGATTTTGACACCAGGGACTTCAGCAGAAGAAAAGGGTTCTTCTACGGCTACAAAGTTGGGTGAAGCGGACCAGGCAAAATCGTGTACATCATCGGCATAAAATTGATATATTTTTTGTCCGTTCTGTCGGACGGCACCACGGGTGGGAAATCCGGTCGCTGCTACGATATGAGTTTCAGGCACCCGAATCCGTACGCTGTAAATTCCAAAATCGGCATAAAACTCGGAGTTACCATGATACTGGTGGAGGTTCCAGCCCTCCTCGGCGCGTCCACGCTGTCCTGCAGTCTCGTAGACACTGAGCTTCGGGAACCACTGTCCTGCCATTACAAAATCATCTGTCCCACCCATACGAGCAAAGATGGCAGGCAGTTTTACCTCAAACTTCATATATAATGTGATTTCTTCGCCACCTCGTACTGGCTTGGGTAGACGCACCTTCATGAGCGAACGGTCGCCTGCGTTACCGTCATCTGGCTGCACATATTGGATGCGATGCATGAGGGATAAACCGTCTTCTGTTTTTAGTTCAGTCAGCGTCATAGAGCCAAAGCCGTCTTTGGGCATGGTGTCTCCGCGCAGCTTTCCACCGGATTCCTTCATAAAGGTGGTTTCCATGGAAGAGAAGGCGTTCGGGTATAGATGAAGATACAGATCATTCACGGTTTTCTTGCCCGGATGTTTCCAGGTCAGTGTCTCAGTGCCTCGCAAAACCTGTCCCTTTTCCAGAGATACATCAATGTGGTACTCTACCACCCGTTTGCTGAGGATTTCTGTAGCGGGTTGTGGAGGGTTCTTGGGCAGGTCAGGCAGGATGTTTGCCCCTAGAGGCTTGCCCACATTTGGGGCAAGCGCAGACTCAGACAGGGAGCCGTATAGTGGTTGGCCTATGGACTGCGGGTCGGATTGCGATTGGGGCTGCCAGGCAAACCATAACGTCCCTGCGAGGAGACCGAGGGCTAGTGTAGACAATAAAACGATTTTAGTGCGTGCTGGGGTCATACAATGGATACCTCCCGTTGACAAGCATCTACAGCATGTATATGTTTGCTTTCAGGAGATTATTAGTTAAAATATTTATAGTGTAGAATGAGTGTGAAGACGGAAAATGGAGGTCTAGTGACGCATGAGTGAAAATCAGCCGGACGGCAAAAAACAGATTGCACTGAACATTGTCAGTGGCAAGAGTAAACATAAGGGTTTCGGCGCAGGCTCAATTGACCTGAACAGCATGTCACCGGTCATCATTGACCGAGGAGAGGCGAAAATTGATATCGGTGCCATGCATGCCAAAAGTAAAGTAGAACGTGGTATCAAGTTCTCTACGAATAAAGAGGACGTACCGAACGGACGCCAGGTATGGCTCGTATGGGTAGCTGTGGACCGTACAGCCGAAGGACGTATGTACGGCGGCGCCACCGCCTGCGAGATGCTGATTGACGACGAGGCCAAACGCGGCTGGAAAATCCTCGCCGATCACGTCAACCGTATGGATTACGCGCTCAAGCGTCGTTTCATGCTGGAGGATCTCGGCAGCGAAGATAAGGCAGCGCTCAAAAGCCTGCTCATTTCGCATAACGAGGAATGGTGGGACGCTTCGCCTGAGGAATTGAAGCAAGCGCTGGAAGGGTAGGCCAAGCGTTAACACGATTCCAGTGTACACAACTGCTTAAAGAGCAGTCGGCAGTAAGGTTCAGAAGTAGACCGATACCTTGGTTGGGGGCGGTCTACTTCTTTTTCATGTAGGTAAGCAATGCTGAATGAACATGCCAAACATGATCATCAAAGAAATTGCTGGAAAAGTATACTATAAAAAATCTGTTTTTAAGAGATAAAACACTTAAATCCGCAATTTGTTAGAGCACCTCCAAGTTACATGAAAATTATTGTAACAGATATGTAGTTATGAACTGATAGCTCCTTGACATCCTGGAAAGGCATTCACTATAATTCAGATAGAAATCGCTTCCACTCTTCTTTCTATTCATTTTGTGGAACCGGTTCCTTGAAAGATGTAGTTAAGTCCTATTTACTGTTTATGAATGTAATCTCTAAATAAGGTGGCATCGTTATGTTTAAATGGTTGAAAAAGAAGGCGGCTCCTCGTATTGAAGAATTCGAAATGATAGCACCAATCAAAGGAAAAGTGGTTTCCCTGGAGGAGGTTCCAGATCCTGCGTTCTCTACGAAAGCTATGGGGGATGGCATCGCTATTCATCCGTCTGAGGGTAGGGTCACCGCTCCTTTCGCGGGAAAAGTTGCCCATGTCATGGAGAAAAGTAAGCATGCTCTGATTATTGAACATGAATCCGGCGTACAAGTTTTGATACATGTCGGGATTAATACCGTCTCTCTCAAAGGACAAGGGTTTAATCCTCATGTCCAAGTAGGAGATAGCATTAAAGCTGGGCAATTATTGATGGAGTTTGACCTGGATGCGATTCAACAGGGTGGATTGCCTGTAATTACGCCGGTAATCGTTCCAGATGGGCAAGAGATGATTAGCCATGTGGAAATCCTGGAAGGTACATCTGCCTCTCCAGAAGTACCTGTATTAAGAGTTCACTTAAAAGCCTAGTTCTCATTCAAAAAAGACTAACCAGGAATTCCTGGTTAGTCTTTTCTTTAGATGATTCACTGACCAGTCAAGGGGTGGGTACGACCATGTAAATCAAAGGTTAGGATTCATATATTTCAGATATCCGCTGATTACAATTGCCTTCGTACAGCCCTCCATGAAAGCAGACCACTTTTTTAATATCATATGGCAGCAGGTTTTTAAGAGATTCTTTGGCCATATTGAAATCACAGCAATATTGCGGGTCTGGAGCCAGTAATTTGCCGCTTACCACGCGTAGAGCATCTCCTGCAATCAGGGTTTGACTGGATTTATGATAGAAACTTAGGTGTCCTGGTGTATGTCCAGCAGTATCTATAACTACGATCCCCCCACAGAAGGGCAGTTTCTCTCCGG
The Paenibacillus peoriae DNA segment above includes these coding regions:
- a CDS encoding C40 family peptidase, with translation MKKKLTIAAMSLAIAFTSFTFGGGSAFADSKMDQVIQDAKGTNYRSGGTTLEGFDCSGFTMYVFNKLGIKLPHQSGSQFKMGSSVSRDEMRPGDLVFFNTTGRGISHVGIFVGEGKFAHSSTSRGVVVSSLNENYYANRYVGAKRIMSTDAYHSVASDIPDDDNVE
- a CDS encoding M1 family metallopeptidase, whose protein sequence is MTPARTKIVLLSTLALGLLAGTLWFAWQPQSQSDPQSIGQPLYGSLSESALAPNVGKPLGANILPDLPKNPPQPATEILSKRVVEYHIDVSLEKGQVLRGTETLTWKHPGKKTVNDLYLHLYPNAFSSMETTFMKESGGKLRGDTMPKDGFGSMTLTELKTEDGLSLMHRIQYVQPDDGNAGDRSLMKVRLPKPVRGGEEITLYMKFEVKLPAIFARMGGTDDFVMAGQWFPKLSVYETAGQRGRAEEGWNLHQYHGNSEFYADFGIYSVRIRVPETHIVAATGFPTRGAVRQNGQKIYQFYADDVHDFAWSASPNFVAVEEPFSSAEVPGVKIKLYLDPSHKELKGRYMSAAKAALLYYSKWYGPYPYSTLSIVVPPKSGNGAGGMEYPTLITAAAAGNLNPGYSLERTLVHEIGHQYFYGMVANNEFEEPWLDESFTSYAEERLMEQEYGLTPNLPLQSGQVSSPQPLNRESWKYGSAAEYAQNAYSRGKLVLRGIERQVGMKKMDRIMRTYVQTYRFKHPSSQDFQRIVERVTGRSWSHYFEQYVYDGQMADFSVDHITNHKLENGYEAVVTVSKKGADYPKIPVQFTFKDGTTKFKAWDGAGKSTTFRIKSTSPVSYVTLDPLYTIALENKHINNTLKAELDEKQQTRWSISVTKLLETLLGSLSW
- a CDS encoding YwhD family protein, which produces MSENQPDGKKQIALNIVSGKSKHKGFGAGSIDLNSMSPVIIDRGEAKIDIGAMHAKSKVERGIKFSTNKEDVPNGRQVWLVWVAVDRTAEGRMYGGATACEMLIDDEAKRGWKILADHVNRMDYALKRRFMLEDLGSEDKAALKSLLISHNEEWWDASPEELKQALEG
- a CDS encoding PTS sugar transporter subunit IIA, with translation MFKWLKKKAAPRIEEFEMIAPIKGKVVSLEEVPDPAFSTKAMGDGIAIHPSEGRVTAPFAGKVAHVMEKSKHALIIEHESGVQVLIHVGINTVSLKGQGFNPHVQVGDSIKAGQLLMEFDLDAIQQGGLPVITPVIVPDGQEMISHVEILEGTSASPEVPVLRVHLKA